A DNA window from Helianthus annuus cultivar XRQ/B chromosome 15, HanXRQr2.0-SUNRISE, whole genome shotgun sequence contains the following coding sequences:
- the LOC110898104 gene encoding F-box/kelch-repeat protein At3g06240, with amino-acid sequence MSDHLPSELQSEIMKMLPVQSLFRFRSVCKSWKSVIDSSDFITGYSGQHHHLFVGYTDDKDMFNYKQSFVSIVDDNNINSPKQRVSVTLPGFQYIIGSSHGLLCVYSPNRVLIFNPCIRRKAVAVDLSRVEYGWSIITVLGFGVCRETNDPKIVKITPTISLWQVEVFTLSTGAWRSPYSDDFSCKSVKFSCDQVVIDGCLYWLARDRLVDEYYNLIVSFDLTSEEFREVNLPDSLAGYGSFSMYKLSDSLAVVKESIDAHKLGFDVWRMEDDSFKKLYTISSHSPDVSILRVCGLRKTGEPLLEVILRAQHGYTRMLAAYESYSKSITNLGIIGRNIYVYNYMETLLLL; translated from the coding sequence ATGTCAGACCACCTACCCTCCGAACTCCAATCAGAAATCATGAAAATGCTTCCTGTGCAATCATTGTTTCGTTTCCGATCAGTCTGCAAATCATGGAAATCTGTGATCGACAGCTCTGATTTCATCACTGGTTACAGCGGCCAACACCACCATCTGTTTGTAGGGTATACAGATGATAAGGATATGTTTAACTATAAGCAAAGTTTTGTTTCAATTGTTGATGATAATAATATTAATTCCCCCAAACAGAGAGTCTCCGTTACTCTTCCCGGGTTTCAGTACATAATCGGTAGCTCTCACGGCTTGCTGTGTGTATACAGTCCCAACAGGGTACTTATTTTTAACCCTTGTATCAGAAGAAAAGCGGTTGCTGTTGATCTGTCTCGTGTCGAATATGGGTGGAGCATAATAACCGTTTTAGGTTTTGGGGTTTGTCGTGAGACCAACGACCCTAAGATTGTCAAGATTACACCCACTATAAGCCTTTGGCAAGTTGAGGTGTTTACATTAAGCACGGGGGCTTGGAGAAGTCCGTATAGCgatgatttttcttgtaaatcgGTTAAATTTAGCTGTGATCAGGTGGTTATAGATGGGTGTCTTTATTGGCTTGCTCGTGATAGGCTTGTTGATGAGTATTATAATTTGATTGTTTCGTTTGATCTGACAAGTGAAGAATTTAGAGAGGTAAACCTTCCGGATAGTTTAGCCGGTTATGGTTCTTTTTCCATGTATAAGCTAAGCGACTCCCTTGCTGTGGTTAAAGAAAGCATAGACGCTCACAAACTAGGTTTTGATGTATGGAGGATGGAGGATGATTCGTTTAAAAAGCTCTACACTATTAGTAGTCACTCACCGGATGTATCCATACTGCGTGTATGTGGACTTAGGAAGACTGGTGAACCGTTACTTGAAGTTATTTTACGAGCTCAGCATGGCTACACTAGAATGCTTGCTGCTTATGAATCCTACTCTAAATCCATCACTAATCTTGGGATTATTGGAAGAAATATTTATGTGTATAACTACATGGAAACACTACTACTGCTTTGA
- the LOC110901028 gene encoding uncharacterized protein LOC110901028: MADPKEGGILKKGHEEGLKFAVSILEEHGLPLGLLPLANVIEVGFVKTTGYMWILQTKKVQHEFKLIKKLVSYDSEITGYVEKKRIKKLKGVKAKELMLWPPVNDISIEDPPTGKIHFKSLAGITKVFPEEAFAAGQ, encoded by the coding sequence ATGGCGGACCCGAAAGAAGGAGGAATACTCAAGAAAGGCCATGAAGAGGGTCTGAAATTTGCAGTCTCCATTCTAGAAGAACATGGCCTTCCATTGGGTCTCCTTCCTCTTGCTAACGTAATCGAAGTAGGGTTCGTTAAGACCACCGGTTACATGTGGATTCTGCAGACTAAAAAAGTCCAACATGAATTTAAGTTGATTAAAAAGCTCGTTAGTTATGACTCGGAAATCACTGGTTATGTGGAGAAGAAGAGGATCAAGAAACTGAAGGGAGTGAAAGCTAAAGAGTTGATGTTGTGGCCGCCGGTAAATGACATCAGCATTGAGGATCCACCCACCGGAAAGATTCACTTCAAGAGTCTTGCTGGGATCACCAAGGTTTTCCCGGAGGAGGCATTTGCAGCCGGTCAGTAG
- the LOC110898102 gene encoding probable inactive dual specificity protein phosphatase-like At4g18593, which translates to MSTQVASTMESEVSNQADVESEVKPQMIYRCKKCRRIVASQDNIVSHERGEGQKCFKWKKRTGDATNGPPECSSIFVEPMKWMQAVEEGNVEQKLQCIGCNARLGSFNWAGMQCSCGAWVNPAFQLHKSRMDECRF; encoded by the exons ATGAGCACTCAAGTGGCATCTACAATGGAATCGGAAGTATCGAATCAGGCTGATGTCGAATCTGAAGTGAAGCCTCAAATGATTTACAGGTGCAAGAAATGTCGAAGAATTGTTGCTTCGCAGGATAATATAGTTTCTCACGAGCGCGGAGAAGGCCAAAAATGCTTTAAGTGGAAGAAGAGGACCGGAGATGCAACAAACGGGCCACCCGAATGTTCATCTATTTTTGTAGAACCTATGAAATGGATGCAagcag TTGAAGAAGGTAATGTGGAACAAAAGCTTCAGTGCATCGGCTGCAATGCTCGTTTGGGTTCGTTCAATTGGGCTGGTATGCAATGCAGCTGTGGAGCATGGGTAAATCCGGCATTTCAGCTCCACAAGAGTCGTATGGATGAATGTCGGTTTTGA